Part of the Micropterus dolomieu isolate WLL.071019.BEF.003 ecotype Adirondacks linkage group LG22, ASM2129224v1, whole genome shotgun sequence genome is shown below.
acatgtttatgttttagtGGGTGGTTTCAATGGGGCTCAATCTCCATTCAGGTGCTTTCATGTTCTGACACAAATCACTGTCCGCCCTCCCTGGACACTTTATCTGGGCCAGCTGCAGGACAGGTGAAGTGAAGGAAAGCCGGTCTGTGCTTGCCCTTAATTCTGTACACCAGCTTGGTAATGAAGCTTGCCCCAGGCATTTAACTTGAGCCTGGCTGTGGAGAACTGTGCTGTCATGCTAGTTTGCTGGAATGAGTGCACACACTTTGTAGTAGTCAGCTCTTTCTGGGCTTGGCCATGCTCTGGGTCATGTTCATTTGTCTATCATGTCTTCCTTGGAATGTGTGTGAAGTacctcgggggggggggggggttgtagACAAACCATTTATAACTACTTGCCCTGTTCATAGCAAGCATGAGTCAAATACAACACTGCCCACTCAGTTTCCCTTCCAACTATCCTACCTGTTTAGTAGGATGGCTAGGTGGCTTTCTACTCCTGTGATGTataaccatcactgactgttgCTATAGAAATCCTCACAGCCTCTCTCCATCATTGTCAGCAGTGAACTAAAGAATCCTGCTGGCAGTTTGATGTCGGCAGAGTGGTCAGTCACTTATCACGGTGCACGGTCAGTGGGTGAATGTAGTCTTGTCCTTCATCGACTGTACACTACTCATACTCGCATTAGATATGACATTCAAAAGGACCAACTATACCTTTTCTCAATGCAGAATATTAGTGAAGCATTCTGGTGGCTTTGTAATGAAAGCTGCAGACCATCTTTTTCCTGTTCATTTTTGAGTAATGTCTACAAAAAAGCATCCACTGCCTGCATtaaagaagctggaaccagcagaCGTTTGGCGTTTTGTCTGATCAATGATTTcaactttttaatatttatcGAAACTGTGGCCATACCATAGAATGCGTGTATACTTTACATACATATATCTGTCTTTACGTGGGTGTGTGCATAAAAGCGTGTCAAAAACACAGTGTGTGTAACCTCCTGAATCCTTCCCTCCAAGTGTCTTAGGCTGCTGTCAATAGTCATTTCATGGGGTACTGAGAGCATGCGGGAGCTCACCTTGAGGCAGGATGGAGCCTCCTGAATGACAGCTCTGCTGTGCTGCAGGATTCTCTCGACCTCTGAAAGTGTAGACACCAGAGGCACTCTGTCTTGTGTGTAttggattgggggggggggtagtgtTGGTGGTAATGTAGGGAGGAGTTGTGGAGCCAAAGGATATGCCAGTGCTTCACAGAGAGACAAGGGAGAGATGGAGTGGGGACAGAAGAGTTGTGGCACAATAGATCAGATCATGAACATCTGTCTTATTTATCTTCTGTCTTCCCCtcatttctcttcctctctttccccACCCAcatcttccttcctcttttgcCTCCTCACCCACACACAGGCTTCATACAGCTGCTAATGCATTTTTAGGTGGCTTTGGTTGTTTTCTGGATGACCAGAAGCCTGACTGTGCCACCCCTCGGTGATGTTGGCTATATCTTAGATCACTGATGTgtcattgatgtgttttgtgaCTGTATTTTCAAGATGCATGCTTAAGGATTGAAAATAACATGCTCACAAGTTGCAGGATTGGCTGGTTGGTTTCATATTGCTTTCCTGAAGCTAATCATTACATTTGATTAGTAGAGTCATGAGGGGCACACAGGGTTtgattcaactatttatttatcGACTGAGCTTGGATGTCACCTGCCCCCCACCCTCCCAGGGAAAGGTGGGGGAATGCAGGCATCAGAAGAGATAGGCTGACTTGGGGGAGGGGAGAGCAGAGCCAATGACTTCTCAGCACTTAAATTACAGGCATATCCACACAAAAAGTTGTCACTGTAGAAGAAAAATTTGAAATGCTACTTTGTTTATTATCAAACAATTTATCAGTTTGAGAGTAACAGGAGCTTCCAGTCTGTGATTAcacttttgtttacatttggatcACGGATTGTGCCTTTAACTGCTAAGCTGAACTTAACCCTAACCatctatattttccttttttcttaaGGAGCGGGAGCAAAAACAGAAGCTAATGGACCCAAGCCCAGTTCGCACATCACAACGGTTCTCTATAAAGCACATTAACCAAGAtgaggaggtgtgtgtttgtctgtgaacATGTTTTTTGATAGTCTACTGTTTCTGAAAAGACACTATAAAATACCATAAAATGtccattttgtatttaaatttgacAATACATGTTTCTACGTCTTTTAACTACTGCAGTACATTCTACTTAGGTGTTTGTTTAGACCCTAGCAATATTTTTGGGGGGTTTCGGCATGTACTTTAGGTTGCTTCTGTACATTATTGCTGGTGTTGTATGCATAAGATTGGTGTAGAGATACCCAACGTTTCTAAGTATAATAACAGGCTAATGTGTATGCATTCAGGACAATCTGCAGACCATAGCAGAGGACGAGAAGAAGAAagatgaagagctggacaggcAGGTCCTGCTGGCCGAGCAGCGACGAGAAGAGGAAAGGCTTCAGCAGGAAgaacaacagagagaaaagatggAGAAGATCAAAGCTGTGGAGGGTAAGATGGACGGCTCTGTAGACGGATGGAGCACAAACGGAAAGATGTGCAGCTTCTGTTTGCACTTAGTTAGAAATCTGCTAGtattgcagaaaaaagaaatttagTGCCAAACGTCAACTATCAAGGAGTAGCGATAATTTCATGATCTTTCATCAGCAAACTGTCAGTAGCAGGTAGGGGGCTCTTATTCTACTTCTTCCAACTGCGGGATCAGGGGCAGAATGGATTGTGAAGGGTACCCCACGCACAGAATTTCACATCTCCATGACTGGTTTGGCTCTTTAATGGCTCAAAAATCAGCAGCACTCAAAGCCTTGTGATTTATGTAGAGTACACTGAGACTGTGAGAGGGAATTTCAGAGCCTTAAATCACAGgcttctctttttctccctccctctgatGTCATCTGTCAAGGGTTAATGAACTGCTGATTGTCCTTCAGTGGAGGAGCCTCATTAATGTATTATAAATGAACAGCAGGACCTGGCCTGCTCTCAGTGTGGATTGCATGTGTGGAATCCTCCCTCAGACCTCTTTAATCCACACAGCAGGGGGACTGGCGGGCATCTCTGCTTCTGCGATACATATgcactctctctgctctgttccGCTCTTTTGATCTCTTTTGATCAACTGGGCCTAAGAAAATATGGCTGATGGATCATTCTTTCTACTCatctgagctgctgctgtctcTGATGACCAAGGCCTGGTTTTCATTGACTCTCCTGACAGCCTCAATGGTCAGCTAGTGCAACTTAAACTGTAACTCGAGCCATGaaaacaatgttgttgttttgtatcgTTTGTGCCTCTAATTGTTGCCCCCTGTGTTCATCCTTCTCTCTCAGAGCGAGCAAAGAGGAGGAAGTTGCGGGAAGAACGGGCCTGGTTACTGTCTCAAGGAAAAGACCTGCCACCTGAACTCCTGAATCTGGAGCCGTCCTCTCCTGTCCAAAGAACACGCAAAAATAAAGCATTGTGAGAGGCTTTGTACATTGGACTTCAAATTTCACTTTTCTACTTGAATGACCCATTTGTAACATGTTGTATGTTCAACATTTCAGCTATGATATTGACGACGACTACACTGCGTTATACAAAGGTATGCTTGCTGAGAAGTTACTCAAGGCTGTGGCTTTATTTCAATCTGCGTTCGCATTTGTTCTAATGTCTGACCTCTTCTACAGTGCTTGAGGCTTTGAAAGCCCATAAAGATGCTTGGCCTTTCTTGGAGCCTGTGGATGACTCCTATGCCCCCAATTACCACGAGATCATCAAGGTACAAAAGATGATACAATGATAGCTGCCATGTAATAGCAGTTAATGGTGTTTGCGTAatattgtgtttgtatgtgtgcagttCGCATCCTAACTAATGTATCCACTCACAAATCTTGTATTACTCAAGGTTTTCAACTGTGTTAATTTATGTGTTCTTCCAATCCCCTCAGACTCCTATGGACCTGTCCACCATTGAAAAGAAGCTCAGTGATGGGGAGTACATTGCTAAGGAGGAGTTTGTTGCCGACGTGAAGCTCATGTTTGAAAACTGTGTTGAGTACAACGGAGAAGACAGTGGTAAATGAACACAgttgcacaaacacaaagccTAATAATCCTGCTTTCACTGTTAAGAATTTGACCTCAGTATAAGACTAATGCTTCAAAATCCATTCCAATTGGTGTATGTTGTTAAAGAAATGGGCATGTAAATTTTTAGGGAGAGAATCGGGGTGAGAGTGTGAGAAAGAGCGAAAGAAAGGGGGCTGGACTTAGTGCTGTGTTGGGGCCGGGGCCAGGGCAGCCTCGACAGTGATTAATGAGGAGTGATTGAGCTGTGCTCCAGTGCTCAGGGGGATCTGAGCCCTGCAGTGCCAGAGAAACATTCCAGCCCCTAAGCCCCCTGTCTGGAGCCATCCATCCAACTGAATACTCTCCCCAGGGACAGGGGGGAGGAGAGTGGTAAGGGGGGCCCAGGGTGGAGCATGAGGAAGAGCAGGGGGTCAACATACGCACTCTGACCTGGTCAGTCGGCCAGCGCTTGGCTGAGAACAGAGGAGCAAGTGTGTGTCTATGGGTACATGGCATCCATATTGGTTCAATTGTAAGGGAATGACTGAGAGATGGAGTGAGGTGtttgtgggagtgtgtgtgattgtttatGTGGAAGGGAGGGTGTGACTTGACAGGGGAATAACATGCAGATAAAAAGCTATTATTTGAGTGTACATGAGTGGATGTGCATTTAAGTGTATGGAGGTGCAGAAGGTGTGGCTGTGTGTAAGAACTGTAATGTGTTTTATCATATAGCTGATTATGTCTTCTTTTCCCCAGAGTACACCATTATGGCAGAGTCTCTAGAACGGTGTTTCAGCAGGGCCTTATTAAAACACTTCCCATCAGAGGATGGCGACACAGATGAGGAATTCCACATCAATGCTGAAGACAAGGAGCGCAAGGACAAAAAGCGCAATCGTGGCAGTAAATATTTGGGACCTGAAAGTCTGATCAAGGCCACTGAGCAAGTCCAACGTAAGCGAAACTCTCAGGGGGGCAAGGGCAGTACACTGTCAGAGCATGAAGACCACAAGCCAACACGACCACCTCTCCCCCATCACTGGGCCAATGGCCCCCCTCACCTCTACAGCCTGCCTCCAAGCCAGCAGCACATCCATGAAGGAGACATCAGGGGCATGTACCACCCAGGGCAACAGGTATCCACAGGATAATGCTCGTCTTGTCTTCCTCTACATTTCTAAAAACCTATTTACTTAATTTGTTACTTATTTCTCGCAATATTTTAACTAGTTAAATGAACACCTTAATCTGGGTTTTTTCTCTTGATTTCTGTCTGAAATGTAGGAGAAAAACTTACTTAAAACTTATTACTCTATTTTCACAACAGCTCCACCGTCCCCCCGTACCTCTTGGTCCTCATGGTCCACACATGTACGCCCAAAGAATGGCCATGGATCCCCGCTTTACTTACCCAGCTCACATTCCCAGGCATGGAGACCCTAGTTTCAACCGCTTGCCCCACAACTTTAACATGCAGGTAGACGGACCCACTTACACCTTTCTAAATGTAATTATATCAATGTTTAATTTACAGTTTTTACCAAAAGGTCCCaccttattgtgtgtgtgtgtgtgtggggtctACTAATATTTGGCCTGTTAAATTTGTATCTTGATGCTGGTAAAACAGACTGATGTATGGGTATACTGATCAAAATCCctaaattgtttttcttttttcccagcATCGCATGGTTGAACAACATCACATGGGTCCTAGGTATCAAATGGGCCCAGATCCTAACCAGCAGCAGCCTccacaccagcagcagcaccccTACATGGGCCCGACTCATGGCCCGTCTCTGGGCCCACGTCCCATGGCTCTCCAACCTGGACCTCCTCCTGAAGCCAGTATGTACCCATCCCATCACCGTCCAGAGGGCCAAAACATGCACCCCATGGTCAACAGATTCTCAGGGCCGGAAGGACCACATCAGCACAACTACCCAGGCTTGAGGCCTCCCGGTATGGGCCTGTCCAACATGTGGACTGGCATGAATCACCAGGAGAGACCCAGTGGGATGCGCATGCAAGATCCCAACATGGTGAACCAGCGCACTTTTAGTTATGGTGGAGTCCCCCCTCCAGTGGGGCATAAACCATGGCCAGAAGCTGCTGGATACCCCCAACCTCCTCCCAATGCCCAGTATCAAATGTCTACAGCGGTCAGCTCCCCGGGGTCCATGTCCTCACGTCCTCCTGTTCCCCACCCAGACTCTTCTGGCAGGACACGCGTGGCTTCCATGCTGCAAAGCCCAGAGATGCTGGCCCTGCAGCAGCTGTCAGCCTCTTCTGGACCCCCTGCTGGTGCCCCTCATCAGCACATGGGCAACTTTCAGCAGCCTGGGCCCCCATCAGGAATTGGCAGCATCCCAGCTCACCCCTCTCAGCAGCCTCCCCCTGCCCCTGAGGTTCAGCTGCTGCGTCCTTCTAGAGACAATGGGCCAGACAGCCAGCCTTcccaacagacagacatgcagccCAAAGGTAGCCCTGACCTTCTCTCTCAGTATTTCACCAGCTGTTTGTATTCTGCATGAAGGAACCCAAGCACAGTTTAACCTTTCTCTACAGAAATGTTCTTTCTAGACTGTCGTGTCTCAATTCGTCAACCACCACAGCCTCCATCCTTGCCCTTCCTCTGTGGCAAGTGCCTTTTGcaatttgattttaattatttttcaaagtaaTTGGCAAATTGAATATTCATCGgtttagtgaaatgtctcgCTGGTTGCTTTAAGGGGGACAAAAGAGATGTCATGTCATCACTTAAGTCTCATTAGCAAGAGTACAAATGTGTGTATTCTCACTTTAAATGAATGGAACAGGACATAggtaattttttaattttgctaGTTTTGTATTGGTTTGGATAAATAGTATGAAATTACACAAACAGTGGTTGTTGCTTTGtctatttgacttttttttatattcttcaCCATAATACAGAAGTAAGTACTcacaactgtgtgtgtctgttcttgtaataataattaatattcaaTGCCAACCTCCCTCACATTAGTCTTTTAATGCTAACTTTCCCTTCCTTTCTGTGTGTTAACAGACTCAACATCAGAGAAAAAGATGGCTGCCAACATTTCTGATGACACTGTTCCAATTAATGAAGAGCACCCGTCCATCCCTAGCCCCACAGGACACTGCACTGGGCCAGCAGAGGGAACGCAAAGCCCCCCAGCCCCAAACTTAGGCAGATCACAGGAGAATCCGTCCGGGCCAGAGATCCCAGGGAGTTCAACAGAGAGCCACATGCAGGAGACAGATGGCCAGAGACAATCTAGCAGCCAATGTCCCATTCAACACATTAGTGCTACTACTGTTTCCACCCATCTCAACACAAGTAACAACAGTTCCACCAATCCCACTCCACCCAACCACCCTCAGCATGCACAGAACAGTCCACAGCAAAAAGCTCAGAGCCCCACACTTCTTCACCACAATGTACCACCACTGCATGTTGCAGCATCTCCAAATCCCACCcagcaaatgtcagagaacaatgTGCCACGCATGCAGAATGCACATCAGAAAAGTGAACCCCATCAGAACATCCAAAAGCAGCTGCAACCTCAGGCAGCCCGGAATACACCTCCTCAATGCCGCTCTCAGGGCTCTCCCCAGCAGATGACCCagaacacacagcaacacaattcTCTGCTACCTCCTCATCATGTCCCCCAAAACATCTCTCCACAACGTCTTATGCAGAACAGCTCCATGCATGGGATGCCACAGAGTGCCACACAAGGAGTCCAGTCTGGACCCCCTCAGCCAGCCCCTCTCACCTCTTTGCCACCGAGTCATCCTGCCCCACTTTTACCCTCCCAGCCTAGCCCAGCAGACCGTGGAGATCAAAGACCTAGTGAGCCTACAAGTAGACCGGACACAGAAGGCACTGCCGTTCCTCCACAGCACACCATGATGAAATCTGGGACTCCAAATGGTATTTATAAACACCAGGCCTTCAGCCCCACACACCATCAAACCCAGTTGGTGGGTAATAACCAAGGTATGCAGGTTCAGAGAGGGCCAGCACCTTCCCTTAATCCAGCCATGCCTCCTCACTCCCAAGGCCAGGCAAATGGAGCCATGGGTCCATATGGCATGGGGAACCATCCACATCCACACTACAGCCAGACAAACATGACCAGGCCCATGCCACCGTCTGCTCACCACCCTTATCAAAACCAGGCCATTGACCCGCTCCACAGTCCTGCTCACCACCCCACCTACCACCAGCAGGGAGGGACTGCCTACTCCTATCACATGCCAGGCCAACAGCACCCTCAGGCCCACCCCAACATGTACCCACCTCATCAGTACCAGCAACAACACTACTACCCCCAACTCCATCCCCAAGCTCAGGGCAATAACCAGGCCAGCAGTAGAGGGGGTTATCCTCCAGAGGAGTGGAATCATTCCCATTATCAGCCTCGCCAACCGATGCCACCCACTGCCTACCTACCTGTAGCTAGTGCCAGAAGCAATGGTCATTTGAAGGAGAGCAGTGTGTCGCCACTGGGTTCTGAGGGCTCCAGTGGTGCTAGTTTGGTGTCCCCTGGCCCTGTGCCTGAAGTAGGGCCACATCCTGGAGGCCCAGAGGAGGGGAGGTGTGAAAGCAGGGAGCAGGCCGGTGGaggcagcagcagtggtggCAGCCCAGCAAAGCAGGCTCGTACAGAGAGCTCAGAGCGCCCTGAAAGCCCTAAAGAAATCCTGGACCTCGACAGCCATAATGCCGCTGCCCGCCGCCGTAGCACCCAGCCACCTCAACGACAACACCCTCCTGCCTCTGCCGCACACATGGTGTCTGGCTTCATGTATGACCCTCGTGCCGTGCACCCAGGAATGCAGCAAGGCGGCGTTCCCCCACCCCACATGATGTCTCAGGTCCGTGAAGATGGCAACAGAGCCCCTTTCCCTGGCCAGCCATACCCAGATCCAGGACACTATGCTGCCCAAAGACCTCACCCACACCTGATGGAGGCTCTGCAGCGGCCCCAGCAGCTACCCTACTCCCCGGGCCAGACACGCATGGCGATGTACAGACACCCCCGGCCTGCGGGGTACTTCCAGGGCATGATGATTCAGCAGAGAGGCCTGGTACCAGAACGCTTCATACACCCAGGGTAAAATGATTAATTCAGTTTTGTGTAATTTATAGTCAGTCAGATTGTTTCAGTTTATTAGCTGTATACTTTTTATACACTTACCCATAAATCCAACTagtatttatttctttgaaTATAAAGGGACATTGTATTGAAAGATTGGCTTGCAGTAACCTCCAAACAGAAGTCCAATGTCAAAGTGTCCAAAAAGGCTAGCCGCACGTGTCAGACTTTTTGCACTGCC
Proteins encoded:
- the LOC123961331 gene encoding cat eye syndrome critical region protein 2, with translation MSQGCTVSVEEIQSWWEVPAIAHFCSLFRTAFNLPDFEIEELEKALSEQDLDFLGDLIACLLQGCYQRNDITPQAFSSYLDDIISYRWELEEGKPNPLREGPFENLPPRTQVKLLHRLCDYRLDAADVFDLLKGLDADSLRVEPLGQDGNGALYWYFYGTRMYKEEPVNRKAENISFSNSEITELTLPEKKKRGRPPKKKKLEDPQLSEAESEVSEVKTENGLEDLCPSTGRKRGTWSLVCDTEEQWFSLAESIKDKTSPQDRHLYRVISHNFLPEISSMIEHKEREQKQKLMDPSPVRTSQRFSIKHINQDEEDNLQTIAEDEKKKDEELDRQVLLAEQRREEERLQQEEQQREKMEKIKAVEERAKRRKLREERAWLLSQGKDLPPELLNLEPSSPVQRTRKNKAFYDIDDDYTALYKVLEALKAHKDAWPFLEPVDDSYAPNYHEIIKTPMDLSTIEKKLSDGEYIAKEEFVADVKLMFENCVEYNGEDSEYTIMAESLERCFSRALLKHFPSEDGDTDEEFHINAEDKERKDKKRNRGSKYLGPESLIKATEQVQRKRNSQGGKGSTLSEHEDHKPTRPPLPHHWANGPPHLYSLPPSQQHIHEGDIRGMYHPGQQLHRPPVPLGPHGPHMYAQRMAMDPRFTYPAHIPRHGDPSFNRLPHNFNMQHRMVEQHHMGPRYQMGPDPNQQQPPHQQQHPYMGPTHGPSLGPRPMALQPGPPPEASMYPSHHRPEGQNMHPMVNRFSGPEGPHQHNYPGLRPPGMGLSNMWTGMNHQERPSGMRMQDPNMVNQRTFSYGGVPPPVGHKPWPEAAGYPQPPPNAQYQMSTAVSSPGSMSSRPPVPHPDSSGRTRVASMLQSPEMLALQQLSASSGPPAGAPHQHMGNFQQPGPPSGIGSIPAHPSQQPPPAPEVQLLRPSRDNGPDSQPSQQTDMQPKDSTSEKKMAANISDDTVPINEEHPSIPSPTGHCTGPAEGTQSPPAPNLGRSQENPSGPEIPGSSTESHMQETDGQRQSSSQCPIQHISATTVSTHLNTSNNSSTNPTPPNHPQHAQNSPQQKAQSPTLLHHNVPPLHVAASPNPTQQMSENNVPRMQNAHQKSEPHQNIQKQLQPQAARNTPPQCRSQGSPQQMTQNTQQHNSLLPPHHVPQNISPQRLMQNSSMHGMPQSATQGVQSGPPQPAPLTSLPPSHPAPLLPSQPSPADRGDQRPSEPTSRPDTEGTAVPPQHTMMKSGTPNGIYKHQAFSPTHHQTQLVGNNQGMQVQRGPAPSLNPAMPPHSQGQANGAMGPYGMGNHPHPHYSQTNMTRPMPPSAHHPYQNQAIDPLHSPAHHPTYHQQGGTAYSYHMPGQQHPQAHPNMYPPHQYQQQHYYPQLHPQAQGNNQASSRGGYPPEEWNHSHYQPRQPMPPTAYLPVASARSNGHLKESSVSPLGSEGSSGASLVSPGPVPEVGPHPGGPEEGRCESREQAGGGSSSGGSPAKQARTESSERPESPKEILDLDSHNAAARRRSTQPPQRQHPPASAAHMVSGFMYDPRAVHPGMQQGGVPPPHMMSQVREDGNRAPFPGQPYPDPGHYAAQRPHPHLMEALQRPQQLPYSPGQTRMAMYRHPRPAGYFQGMMIQQRGLVPERFIHPGQQMMAAPGGPSSKQEV